The segment TCTTCCTCAAGAGGAACCATGGCCCCATCCCCATCCTCCACGACATCGACAGGTACGGTTCTTGATTTGTATTTCCTCTCTTTGCCTGATTTATTTTTGTCACCTTCTTAGTTTCAACTTAAAATGGTTTCAGTCTTTTGTTTTGTGGATTTGCAGCTACTATGTGACGGTTGCCGGTCTGATAGAGAGGCCAGCGAAGCTTTATCTGAATGACATCAAGTGAGTCGTGTGTCAGTCATCGTGGCTGTGCTATGCATGCCTTCTGTTTGATGATATGCCTGAGAGGTGATCGAGTTTTTCGGTGCTTTGTTTGTGTGCAGGAAGCTGCCCAAGTACAATGTCACTGCCACTCTGCAGGTGGATTTTGGTGTcctggtggactggtggtgtgTGTGTGGATTCTTAGGGCCGAATTTTGTGTGACATGGTTTCGATTGGTTCAGTGTGCAGGCAACAGGAGGACCGAAATGAGCAAGAGCAGGAAGGTGAGGGGCGTCGGATGGGATGTCTGCGCTCTCGGGAATGGTTAGTGTGCTTCACTTCTCAATCTTCTTTGTGTCTTACTATTAGCATGGTGGAATAcggcaaaaggaaaaaagaaagaaaaaagatgcATGAACATTCTCCAGTTAAGTGTGTATAGGAAGTTGTCATCACTCACCAATGTAATAAGGAAACCTGTCTTATATGATCTTAGCTGCAATTTTGAACAGAAGTGAGTTCCATGAGATTGATAAAGGATGTGCTGTAAATGTTTAACTTAATTCTTCTTCACTTTTTTACTGTCTTCGATGCATAATCATCATATTCACTGTTACTGAATTTATGCGCTTCATTTTAGCGACATGGGGAGGAGCTAAGTTATCTGATGTCCTTCAGCTCATTGGTGTGCCATATCATACTGAAGTTACTCCATCAGGAGGAAAGCATGTTGAGTTCACTAGTGTAGATCAGTGCCCTGTGAGTTTCTTGAGACTtcatttatgaaaaatatatatatatggcagcAGGCATCCttagttattttttctataacatctttttcaaaatattattaGGAGGAAAAAGGTGGCCCTTACAAAGCATCGATTCCCTTAGGCCATGCAACAAATCCTGCAGCAGATGTACTGGTTGCATATGAAATGAATGGTGAGGTAGGACCATAGGGACAATAATAGGTTATATCTTATATACTATCCTTACATCCATCTAGCAGGATATTTGGTTATTTCATATATCTGTGCATTTTTCTAATCATATCCCTATTATGGTTTTTTGTTACAAAGGTGCTCAAGCGTGATCATGGATACCCTCTCCGTGTCGTAGTTCCCGGTGTGATTGGTGCTCGTTCAGTCAAATGGTTGGACAGAATTGACATAATTGAGGAAGAGTGCCAGGTATATATTATCTAACTTCTTGTCAATATGTAAATGTATTTTCAGTTTGCCAAAAAGTTTTCTGAAACTCGTTCATTTTCAGGGTTTCTTTATGCAAAAGGATTACAAAATGTTCCCTCCATCTGTTGATTGGGACAATATTGTGTGGTCAACCAGGAAGCCCCAAATGGACTACCCAGTTCAGGTGTTAATTCTTAACCATCTTGTTTCCGCACAGTAAAAGCAAGAACAACTATAGCAAATTGAgcaatacagaaaaaaaatcattttcctaACCATGAAAAGTCTGTGTATCCAAGGAATTTCCAGTATACATCATTTCGATACAACAGCATATTGGAATGATGATGGCATCCGTATTTTGTGCTGCTTATCTAAATATCACACAGTAAACTACATGAAGTTCTGTTTCCAATTTACATTGTCGTATATTCTTTTTTGCCATACAAAACCTTACTGAAACAGAGTAATTTCCTCTAGTAATTTACTGTATTGCATAATATTGAAAAATTGTGTGCACTAATTGCTTTTTGGACCGGCTCTGATATTTCAGTCTGCCATATGTTCTTTGGAAGACACAAATGCCATCATTCCAGGAGAGGTGAGTTCAGCTTCTTAACTGGGCATTTTATTTCCATTTTGCTTCATGACTTACCCCTAATGCTTTGCCTTATTGGGGTCTTCAGGTGACTGTCACTGGATATGCGTTGTCGGGAGGCGGCCGAGGTATTGAGAGGGTGGATATATCCACTGACGGT is part of the Oryza glaberrima chromosome 12, OglaRS2, whole genome shotgun sequence genome and harbors:
- the LOC127756693 gene encoding sulfite oxidase-like, giving the protein MAMRQGALRGPSDYSQEPTRHPSLRINAKEPFNAEATRQDLVASYITPVDLFLKRNHGPIPILHDIDSYYVTVAGLIERPAKLYLNDIKKLPKYNVTATLQCAGNRRTEMSKSRKVRGVGWDVCALGNATWGGAKLSDVLQLIGVPYHTEVTPSGGKHVEFTSVDQCPEEKGGPYKASIPLGHATNPAADVLVAYEMNGEVLKRDHGYPLRVVVPGVIGARSVKWLDRIDIIEEECQGFFMQKDYKMFPPSVDWDNIVWSTRKPQMDYPVQSAICSLEDTNAIIPGEVTVTGYALSGGGRGIERVDISTDGGKTWFGAVRYQKEGAPYVAGDISSDKWAWVLFKTVIDVKGDTEVIVKAVDSSANVQPESVETIWNLRGILNTCWHRVRLLTIHNLRSLL